One Papaver somniferum cultivar HN1 chromosome 10, ASM357369v1, whole genome shotgun sequence genomic window carries:
- the LOC113318555 gene encoding periodic tryptophan protein 1 homolog, giving the protein MISAISWVPKGIAKVIPAEVDPPTKEEIDEILRSGTLNRREDSDNENDGEMDVDGAAKGVAYEAAAKVKQPRSGTSFGIMKKCTLVDAAKGVADEISQALAAAEALGRKQPGSSTSFGTKDMTDALKELDMENYDEEDDGIEIFSTAIGDRYYPSNAMDPYLKKDDEDEDDDEEIEDMTIKPSDAIIVCARTDDEVSQLQVCVLEESEDGELNFYSHHDIILSALPLCTARIDWDINGGGKGNYIAVGTLDLAIEIWDLNLIDEIQPFLALGGVAKKKKKTAKYKKGGSHTDSVLGLDWNKKLKYLASASADKSVKVWDFETEKCRTTVNHHTDKVQAVAWNAHSPNFFLSGSFDRSVILVDERNPSRVCTKSIVTADVECLAWNPHDQHSCLVSLEDGTVQGFDVRVASSDPAAARLEPTFTLQAHDKPVTSISYCPTAPKLLATGSTDKMVKLWDLSNNQPSCVASKNLKAGAVFSTSFSEDCPFLLAVGGSKGDLQIWDTLTENEVARRFGKYSYRKPPPHE; this is encoded by the exons AATTGCAAAGGTTATTCCAGCTGAGGTTGATCCACCCACTAAAGAGGAAATTGATGAGATACTGAGAAGTGGTACCTTAAACAGAAG GGAGGACTCGGATAATGAAAACGATGGAGAAATGGATGTTGATGGTGCTGCTAAAGGAGTTGCTTATGAGGCTGCTGCCAAGGTAAAACAACCTAGAAGCGGTACTAGTTTTGGCATAATGAAGAAATGTACGTTGGTTGATGCTGCTAAAGGAGTTGCTGATGAGATATCCCAAGCATTAGCTGCTGCAGAGGCACTTGGGAGAAAACAACCTGGAAGCAGTACTAGTTTTGGTACTAAAGATATGACTGATGCCCTCAAGGAGCTTGACATGGAGAATtatgatgaagaggatgatg GCATTGAAATATTTAGTACTGCAATTGGGGATAGATACTATCCAAGTAATGCGATGGATCCTTATCTGAAGAAGGAT gatgaggatgaggatgatgatgaagaaattgAGGATATGACCATAAAACCATCAGATGCTATTATTGTTTGTGCGCGTACCGATGACGAAGTTAGCCAACTCCAG GTTTGTGTTCTGGAGGAGTCAGAAGATGGTGAACTTAACTTCTACTCTCATCATGATATAATCCTTTCGGCTCTTCCCCTCTGCACTGCGCGGATCGATTGGGACATTAATGGTGGAGGTAAAG GAAACTATATAGCCGTAGGCACATTGGATCTAGCTATCGAAATTTGGGATCTCAACCTT ATTGATGAAATCCAGCCATTTCTGGCACTGGGTGGTGTtgccaagaaaaaaaagaag ACTGCCAAATATAAGAAGGGGGGTAGTCATACAGATTCTGTGCTTGGTCTTGATTGGAACAAGAAACTCAA GTATCTTGCCAGCGCAAGCGCTGACAAGTCTGTCAAGGTTTGGGATTTTGAGACAGAGAAATGTCGCACGACAGTAAACCACCATACTGACAAG GTTCAAGCTGTTGCATGGAATGCCCACTCGCCAAATTTTTTTCTTAGTGGATCGTTTGATCGCTCAGTCATCTTG GTAGACGAGAGAAATCCTTCACGTGTGTGTACTAAATCTATAGTTACTGCAGATGTAGAGTGCTTAGCATGGAACCCACATGATCAGCACTCGTGTTTG GTCAGTCTTGAAGATGGTACTGTTCAAGGCTTTGATGTCCGAGTTGCTTCATCTGACCCTGCTGCTGCACGTTTGGAGCCAACTTTCACTCTTCAGGCTCATGATAAGCCTGTTACCTCGATTTCGTATTGTCCAACTGCTCCTAAG CTACTGGCTACAGGCTCGACCGATAAAATG GTGAaactctgggatttatcaaacaATCAGCCGTCATGTGTTGCATCTAAAAATCTTAAAGCT GGAGCTGTATTTTCAACATCCTTTTCTGAAGATTGTCCTTTCTTGCTAGCCGTAGGAGGCTCCAAAGGAGACCTACAA ATATGGGACACATTAACTGAAAACGAAGTTGCTCGAAGATTCGGGAAATACAGTTATAGGAAACCTCCTCCACATGAGTGA